From the Caballeronia sp. NK8 genome, one window contains:
- the dnaJ gene encoding molecular chaperone DnaJ: protein MAKRDYYDVLGVAKNASDDEIKKAYRKLAMKYHPDRNPDNKKAEENFKEAKEAYEMLSDQQKRAAYDQYGHAGVDPNMAGAGAQGFGGFADAFGDIFGDIFGQAAGGAARGGRGGPQVYRGADLRYSMEITLEQAAHGYDTQIRVPSWVNCNICHGSGAKPGTKPETCPTCHGQGQVRMSQGFFSIQQTCPKCHGSGSYIPDPCANCHGAGKVKETKTLEVKIPAGIDDGMRIRSAGNGEPGINGGPSGDLYVEIHIKQHTVFERDGDDLHCQMPIPFTTAALGGEIEVPTLAGRASFTVPEGTQSGKTFRLRGKGIKGLRSSIAGDLYVHVQVETPVKLTEQQRDLLKQFEKSLEQGGARHSPQSKSWFDRVKSFFD, encoded by the coding sequence ATGGCGAAACGGGATTACTACGACGTTCTGGGCGTCGCGAAGAACGCGAGCGACGACGAGATCAAGAAGGCGTATCGCAAGCTCGCGATGAAGTATCACCCTGACCGCAATCCGGACAACAAGAAGGCGGAAGAGAATTTCAAGGAGGCGAAGGAAGCCTATGAAATGCTCTCCGACCAGCAGAAGCGGGCCGCGTACGACCAGTACGGCCACGCGGGCGTCGATCCGAACATGGCGGGCGCGGGCGCGCAAGGCTTCGGCGGTTTCGCCGATGCCTTCGGCGATATCTTCGGCGACATCTTCGGACAAGCGGCGGGCGGAGCGGCACGCGGCGGACGCGGCGGCCCGCAGGTGTATCGCGGCGCGGACCTGCGCTACAGCATGGAGATCACGCTGGAGCAGGCGGCGCACGGCTACGACACGCAGATTCGCGTGCCGAGCTGGGTGAACTGCAACATCTGTCACGGCTCGGGCGCGAAGCCGGGCACCAAGCCCGAAACCTGCCCGACCTGCCACGGTCAGGGCCAGGTGCGCATGTCGCAAGGCTTTTTCAGCATCCAGCAGACGTGCCCGAAGTGTCACGGCAGCGGCAGCTACATTCCCGATCCGTGCGCGAACTGCCACGGCGCGGGCAAGGTGAAGGAAACGAAGACGCTGGAAGTGAAGATTCCGGCGGGCATCGACGACGGCATGCGTATCCGTTCGGCGGGCAACGGCGAACCGGGCATCAATGGCGGCCCGAGCGGCGATCTGTATGTGGAAATCCACATCAAGCAGCACACCGTGTTCGAGCGTGACGGCGACGACCTGCATTGCCAGATGCCGATTCCCTTCACCACGGCGGCTTTGGGCGGCGAGATCGAAGTGCCCACGCTGGCTGGCCGCGCGAGCTTCACGGTGCCCGAAGGCACGCAGTCGGGCAAGACGTTCCGCCTGCGCGGCAAGGGCATCAAGGGCTTGCGTTCGAGCATCGCGGGCGATCTGTACGTGCATGTCCAGGTGGAAACGCCGGTCAAGCTCACGGAACAGCAACGCGATCTGCTCAAGCAGTTCGAAAAGTCGCTGGAGCAGGGCGGCGCGCGGCATAGTCCGCAAAGCAAGAGCTGGTTCGACCGCGTGAAGAGCTTCTTCGACTGA
- the pabB gene encoding aminodeoxychorismate synthase component I — MKTEERSAVFALLDDCDATAERRSSRLYTDFVHERVCVDARALDAVCGEIDRDLQSGLHAVVVADYEFGRNLQFGRIGRGDEHALRVLMFRDCARLSRDEVGAWLGSRADDVTAGVAGIEASVTRDEFDAAIAAVQDALREGESYQINYTFRLNFDVFGAPLALYRRLRERQAVHYGAFIAMPDGRSIVSCSPELFVEKQGELLRARPMKGTAPRDADPEALRLDPKNRAENVMIVDLLRNDMSRVAVTGSVKVPALFSVEAYASVWQMTSTIEARVIPGTSFAGIVRALFPCGSITGAPKYRTMQLIDEIESTPRGLYTGAIGWLDASGDFCMSVAIRTLVIDAAAKRGVLGIGAGIVLDSVAADEYEECLLKARFLTGADPGFELFETTYATRDEGVRHYARHVARLKGSAAYLDFAFDEHALRKQVQAHCATFDAGQPYRLRIALDKSGRIAITSAPLAPLPSDTVDVLLASDRGFAPQSSGDPLLRHKTTRRADYDRAWKAAEAEGAFDMLFFNERGELTEGGRSSIFVQRDGKWFTPPIDAGVLPGVMRAVLMEQRHAAERTLTLDDVLDAEDLLISNALRGGVKARLRR; from the coding sequence ATGAAAACCGAAGAGCGCAGCGCGGTGTTCGCGCTGCTCGACGATTGCGATGCGACCGCCGAAAGGCGGTCGAGTCGTTTGTACACGGACTTTGTGCACGAACGCGTGTGCGTGGACGCGCGTGCGCTGGACGCGGTCTGCGGCGAGATCGACCGCGATCTGCAAAGTGGCCTGCACGCGGTCGTCGTCGCGGATTACGAGTTCGGCCGCAATCTCCAGTTCGGGCGCATCGGACGCGGAGACGAGCATGCCTTGCGCGTGCTGATGTTCCGCGATTGCGCGCGTCTGTCGCGCGATGAAGTCGGCGCGTGGCTCGGGTCGAGAGCCGATGACGTGACGGCAGGCGTCGCGGGCATTGAAGCGAGCGTCACGCGCGATGAATTCGATGCCGCCATCGCCGCCGTTCAGGACGCGCTGCGCGAAGGCGAGTCGTACCAGATCAATTACACGTTCCGGCTGAACTTCGATGTGTTCGGCGCGCCGCTCGCGCTGTATCGGCGTTTGCGCGAGCGGCAGGCCGTGCACTACGGCGCGTTCATCGCGATGCCGGACGGCAGGTCGATCGTGTCGTGCTCGCCGGAACTGTTCGTCGAAAAGCAGGGCGAACTGTTGCGCGCCCGCCCGATGAAAGGCACCGCGCCGCGCGACGCCGATCCCGAAGCCTTGCGTCTCGACCCGAAGAACCGCGCAGAAAACGTGATGATCGTCGACTTGCTGCGCAACGACATGTCGCGCGTGGCGGTCACGGGTTCGGTGAAGGTGCCCGCGCTGTTTTCGGTCGAGGCTTACGCGTCGGTGTGGCAGATGACATCGACCATCGAGGCGCGCGTGATTCCCGGCACGTCGTTCGCCGGCATCGTGCGCGCGCTCTTTCCGTGCGGCTCGATCACCGGCGCGCCGAAGTATCGGACGATGCAACTGATCGACGAAATCGAGAGCACGCCGCGCGGCCTCTATACCGGCGCGATCGGCTGGCTGGATGCGAGCGGCGACTTCTGCATGTCGGTGGCGATTCGCACGCTCGTCATCGATGCGGCCGCGAAGCGCGGCGTGCTCGGCATCGGCGCGGGCATCGTGCTCGACAGCGTCGCCGCCGATGAATACGAGGAGTGTCTGTTGAAAGCGCGCTTCCTGACCGGTGCGGACCCCGGCTTCGAACTGTTCGAGACGACGTATGCAACGCGCGATGAAGGCGTTCGTCACTACGCGCGGCACGTCGCGCGATTAAAGGGCAGCGCCGCGTATCTCGACTTTGCATTCGACGAGCACGCGCTACGGAAGCAGGTCCAGGCGCACTGCGCGACATTCGATGCTGGCCAGCCATATCGTCTGCGTATCGCGCTGGACAAGAGCGGACGCATCGCGATCACGAGCGCGCCGCTTGCGCCGTTGCCATCGGATACCGTCGATGTGTTGCTCGCGTCCGATCGCGGCTTCGCGCCGCAATCGTCTGGCGATCCGTTGCTCCGGCACAAGACCACGCGCCGCGCCGACTACGATCGCGCGTGGAAAGCCGCCGAGGCCGAAGGCGCGTTCGACATGCTGTTCTTCAACGAACGCGGCGAGCTGACCGAAGGCGGCCGTTCGAGCATCTTCGTGCAACGCGACGGCAAGTGGTTCACGCCGCCTATCGACGCCGGCGTGCTGCCGGGCGTGATGCGCGCGGTGCTGATGGAACAACGCCACGCCGCCGAACGCACGCTCACGCTGGACGACGTGCTCGACGCCGAAGACTTGCTCATCAGCAACGCATTACGCGGCGGCGTGAAGGCAAGGCTTCGGCGCTAA
- the dgoD gene encoding galactonate dehydratase translates to MKITKLETFIVPPRWCFLKIETDEGITGWGEPVVEGRAHTVAAAVDELADYLVGKDPRHIEDLWQVMYRSGFYRGGPIGMSAIAGVDQALWDILGKHHGVPVHALLGGQVRDRIKVYSWIGGDRPSDVANNARAVVERGFKAVKMNGSEELQIIDTFDKVQGVIDNVRAVREAVGPDVGIGVDFHGRVHKPMAKVLAKELDPFKLMFIEEPVLSENVEALRDIVNQTSTPIALGERLYSRWDFKHILAGGYVDIIQPDASHAGGITECRKIATMAEAYDVALALHCPLGPIALATCLQIDAVSYNAFIQEQSLGIHYNKGNDLLDYIKNPEVFKYEDGMVSIPQGPGLGIEVNEEKVREMAKVGHRWRNPVWRHADGSVAEW, encoded by the coding sequence ATGAAAATCACGAAACTCGAGACCTTTATCGTTCCGCCGCGCTGGTGCTTTCTCAAGATCGAAACCGACGAAGGCATCACCGGCTGGGGTGAGCCGGTCGTCGAAGGCCGCGCTCATACGGTCGCCGCCGCCGTCGACGAACTCGCCGATTATCTTGTTGGCAAGGACCCGCGTCATATCGAAGACCTGTGGCAGGTGATGTACCGCTCCGGCTTCTATCGTGGCGGGCCGATCGGCATGAGCGCGATCGCGGGCGTCGATCAGGCGCTGTGGGACATTCTCGGCAAGCATCACGGCGTGCCCGTGCACGCGCTGCTCGGCGGTCAGGTGCGCGACAGGATCAAGGTCTATTCGTGGATCGGCGGCGATCGTCCGAGCGATGTCGCGAACAACGCGCGCGCGGTGGTCGAGCGCGGCTTCAAGGCCGTGAAGATGAACGGCTCTGAAGAGTTGCAGATCATCGATACCTTCGACAAGGTGCAGGGCGTGATCGACAACGTGCGCGCGGTGCGCGAGGCGGTCGGGCCGGACGTGGGCATCGGCGTGGATTTCCATGGCCGCGTGCACAAGCCGATGGCGAAGGTGCTCGCAAAGGAACTCGATCCGTTCAAGCTCATGTTCATCGAAGAGCCGGTGCTCTCGGAGAACGTCGAGGCGCTGCGCGATATCGTCAACCAGACGAGCACGCCGATCGCGCTCGGCGAGCGGCTCTACTCGCGCTGGGACTTCAAGCACATTCTCGCGGGTGGCTACGTCGACATCATTCAGCCGGACGCGTCGCATGCGGGCGGCATCACGGAATGCCGCAAGATCGCGACGATGGCCGAAGCCTACGACGTCGCGCTTGCGCTGCACTGCCCGCTCGGCCCGATCGCGCTCGCGACCTGCCTGCAGATCGATGCGGTCAGCTACAACGCGTTCATTCAGGAACAGAGCCTCGGCATCCACTACAACAAGGGCAACGACCTGCTCGACTACATCAAGAATCCGGAAGTCTTCAAGTATGAAGACGGCATGGTCTCGATTCCGCAAGGGCCGGGACTGGGCATCGAGGTGAACGAGGAGAAGGTGCGCGAGATGGCGAAAGTCGGCCATCGCTGGCGCAATCCGGTGTGGCGTCACGCGGATGGCAGTGTGGCGGAGTGGTGA
- a CDS encoding FadR/GntR family transcriptional regulator — MPDNRGPTKRETIIHRDLHGRVTLELGMAILRGDFSPGLPLPREAELMERFGVSRTVLREALRTLTSKGLIESRPKVGTRVRAKHAWNLLDADMLDWYSRVAPPLQFALKLQEMREMIEPYAAALAADNHEDGTRERLTRAHRAMADAQNVDEWVRADLDFHLCVLAACSNELLIPLGALIERTLEGQLRLNAKRAEVYNASLAEHTAVFDAIIARDSSGARRAMATLLGVTRGRIEG; from the coding sequence ATACCCGATAATCGTGGCCCAACGAAAAGGGAGACCATCATTCACCGGGATCTGCACGGCCGCGTTACGCTTGAACTGGGCATGGCGATTCTGCGAGGCGATTTTTCGCCCGGCTTGCCATTGCCGCGCGAAGCGGAACTGATGGAGCGCTTCGGCGTGAGCCGCACGGTGCTGCGCGAAGCGTTGCGTACGCTCACGTCGAAGGGGCTGATCGAGTCCAGGCCGAAAGTCGGCACGCGGGTGCGCGCGAAGCATGCCTGGAATCTGCTCGACGCCGACATGCTCGACTGGTATTCGCGCGTCGCGCCGCCGCTGCAATTCGCGCTCAAGCTTCAGGAGATGCGCGAGATGATCGAGCCGTACGCCGCGGCGCTCGCCGCCGACAATCACGAGGACGGCACGCGCGAACGGCTCACGCGCGCGCATCGGGCGATGGCGGACGCGCAGAACGTCGACGAATGGGTGCGCGCCGATCTCGATTTCCATCTTTGCGTGCTCGCCGCGTGCAGCAACGAATTGCTGATACCGCTCGGCGCGCTGATCGAGCGCACGCTCGAAGGCCAGTTGCGCCTGAACGCGAAGCGCGCCGAGGTGTACAACGCGTCGCTCGCGGAACATACGGCCGTGTTCGATGCGATCATCGCCCGCGATTCGAGCGGCGCGCGCCGCGCGATGGCCACGCTCCTCGGCGTGACGCGCGGACGAATTGAAGGATGA
- a CDS encoding MBL fold metallo-hydrolase, with translation MQPIIQPFFDINTGTMTYVVYKEAGAPAAIVDPVLDYDPHAARTSTRSADAVIAFVHEQRLRVEWILETHAHADHLSAAPYLKRELGGKIAIGESIRTVQGVFKKIFDLEPEFQLDGSQFDHLFSDGERFMIGELEACALFVPGHTPADMAYRIADAAFVGDTLFMPDVGTARCDFPGGSARRLYRSIQRLLTLDPDTRLFVCHDYPPDTRGPRWQSTVREQREQNIHVGGGKTEDEFVAMREARDATLGMPTLIVPAIQVNIRAGHFPDAAGNGTTYLKIPLNAF, from the coding sequence GTGCAACCGATCATCCAGCCTTTCTTCGATATCAACACCGGCACGATGACGTATGTCGTCTACAAGGAAGCCGGCGCGCCGGCGGCCATCGTCGATCCGGTTCTCGACTACGATCCGCACGCCGCGCGCACCTCGACGCGCTCCGCCGATGCGGTCATCGCGTTCGTGCATGAACAGCGGCTTCGCGTCGAATGGATTCTGGAGACGCACGCGCACGCCGATCATCTTTCGGCGGCGCCGTATCTGAAGCGCGAACTCGGCGGGAAGATCGCCATCGGCGAATCGATACGCACGGTTCAGGGCGTGTTCAAGAAGATCTTCGATCTCGAGCCGGAGTTTCAGCTCGACGGCTCGCAGTTCGATCATCTCTTTTCCGATGGCGAGCGCTTCATGATCGGCGAGCTCGAAGCGTGCGCGCTATTCGTGCCGGGGCACACGCCTGCCGACATGGCGTACCGGATCGCTGACGCGGCGTTCGTCGGCGACACGCTTTTCATGCCGGACGTCGGCACCGCGCGATGCGACTTCCCGGGCGGCAGCGCGCGCAGGCTGTATCGGTCGATTCAGCGGCTGCTCACGCTCGATCCCGATACGCGGCTTTTCGTCTGCCACGACTATCCACCCGACACGCGCGGCCCGCGCTGGCAAAGCACGGTACGCGAGCAACGCGAACAGAACATTCATGTGGGCGGCGGCAAGACAGAAGACGAGTTCGTCGCGATGCGCGAGGCGCGCGACGCGACGCTCGGCATGCCGACGCTCATCGTGCCGGCGATTCAGGTGAACATCCGCGCGGGCCATTTTCCGGACGCGGCGGGCAACGGCACGACGTATCTGAAGATTCCGCTCAACGCGTTCTAG
- a CDS encoding DMT family transporter: MSTPSLALRRAPDATAIIVMIALCGAWGFQQVAIKEANASIPPMLQAGIRSLIATLLVWIWTRTRGVPLFQRDDTLPAGLLAGVLFGGEFVCIFFGLNLTTATRMAVFLYTAPCFTALGLHWFVAGERLSRTQWSGIVLAFCGIALAFADGFLHGNPNSASTLHGIAGDALGILAGIFWAATTVVVRASSLAHASASKTLFYQLAVSAVLLLVLAAGIGQTHVEAVSPMAIASLAYQAVVVAFISYLTWFWLLTRYMASRLSVFSFLTPIFGVTFGVLLLGEHFTARFMIAAAMVLAGIALVNRSAPIAKR, translated from the coding sequence ATGAGCACGCCCTCCCTCGCCCTGCGCCGCGCCCCCGACGCCACCGCCATCATCGTGATGATCGCGCTGTGCGGCGCGTGGGGATTCCAGCAAGTCGCGATCAAGGAAGCGAACGCGTCGATTCCGCCGATGCTGCAGGCCGGCATCCGCTCGCTGATCGCCACCTTGCTCGTGTGGATCTGGACGCGCACGCGCGGCGTGCCGCTCTTTCAGCGCGACGACACGCTGCCCGCCGGTCTGCTCGCGGGCGTGCTGTTCGGTGGCGAATTCGTCTGCATCTTCTTCGGCCTGAACCTCACGACGGCCACGCGCATGGCGGTCTTTCTCTACACCGCGCCCTGCTTCACCGCGCTCGGACTGCACTGGTTCGTCGCGGGCGAGCGCCTGTCGCGCACGCAGTGGAGCGGCATCGTGCTCGCGTTCTGCGGCATCGCGCTCGCATTCGCCGACGGCTTTCTTCACGGCAATCCGAACAGCGCATCGACGTTGCACGGCATCGCGGGCGATGCGCTCGGCATCCTGGCGGGCATTTTCTGGGCCGCGACGACGGTGGTCGTGCGCGCTTCGTCGCTCGCGCACGCCAGCGCCAGCAAGACGCTCTTCTATCAACTGGCGGTATCGGCGGTATTGCTGCTCGTGCTTGCGGCGGGCATCGGGCAGACGCATGTCGAAGCCGTGTCGCCGATGGCGATCGCGAGCCTCGCGTATCAGGCGGTCGTCGTCGCGTTCATCAGCTATCTGACGTGGTTCTGGCTGCTCACGCGCTATATGGCGTCGCGGCTGTCGGTCTTCTCGTTTCTCACGCCGATCTTCGGCGTCACCTTCGGCGTGCTGCTGCTCGGCGAGCATTTCACCGCGCGCTTCATGATCGCCGCGGCGATGGTGCTCGCGGGCATCGCGCTGGTGAACCGATCCGCCCCGATCGCGAAGCGTTAA
- the gloA gene encoding lactoylglutathione lyase: protein MRLLHTMLRVGDLQRSIDFYTRILGMKVLRQSENPEYKYTLAFVGYGPESEHSVLELTYNWGTDKYDLGTAYGHIALEVDSAADACERIRQAGGKVTREAGPVKGGTTVIAFVEDPDGYKVELIEKHS from the coding sequence ATGCGACTCCTCCATACGATGCTGCGCGTCGGCGACCTGCAGCGTTCCATCGATTTCTACACGCGCATTCTCGGCATGAAAGTGCTGCGTCAAAGCGAAAACCCCGAGTATAAGTACACGCTCGCGTTCGTCGGCTACGGTCCCGAGAGCGAGCACAGCGTGCTTGAACTGACCTACAACTGGGGCACCGACAAGTACGACCTCGGCACCGCGTACGGTCACATCGCGCTCGAAGTGGACAGCGCCGCCGACGCGTGCGAGCGCATCCGTCAGGCAGGCGGCAAGGTCACGCGCGAAGCCGGCCCCGTGAAGGGCGGCACGACGGTGATCGCATTCGTCGAAGATCCGGACGGCTACAAGGTCGAGCTGATCGAAAAGCATTCCTGA
- a CDS encoding M48 family metallopeptidase yields MQKAPSRQRPAVALDTLQLDLPFEHAPAYSGAPPANGPAPLRGDVPGSDPLPILTPAAPPAPLPDGVRLRRITLKAGALEYRLRRSSRRTIGFCIDGTGLAITAPRWVTIADIESAILDKQTWIVKKLTEWQTRVEQRALPRIEWKDGAQFPYLGKTISVSLGSTASTLSFDDETCVLSLAMPALADAQQIKDRVQGWLQSEAKRIFGERLAVYAAKLGVEYRAYALSSAATRWGSCSSDGKIRLNWRLIHFPLSIIDYVVAHELAHLREMNHSPRFWRTVESIFPEFREARHTLKHHPPDLLPAL; encoded by the coding sequence ATGCAGAAAGCCCCATCGCGACAGCGCCCCGCCGTCGCGCTCGATACCCTGCAACTCGATCTGCCGTTCGAGCATGCGCCGGCCTACTCCGGCGCGCCGCCCGCGAACGGACCGGCTCCGCTGCGCGGCGACGTGCCGGGCAGCGATCCCCTTCCCATCCTCACACCCGCAGCGCCGCCAGCTCCATTACCCGATGGCGTGCGCCTGCGCCGCATCACGCTCAAGGCGGGCGCGCTGGAGTACCGGTTGCGCCGTTCGTCGCGGCGCACGATCGGCTTTTGCATCGACGGCACCGGGCTCGCGATCACCGCGCCGCGCTGGGTGACGATCGCGGACATCGAAAGCGCGATCCTCGACAAGCAGACCTGGATCGTCAAGAAGCTCACCGAATGGCAGACGCGCGTCGAGCAGCGCGCGCTGCCGCGCATCGAATGGAAAGACGGCGCGCAGTTTCCGTATCTCGGCAAGACGATCAGCGTGTCGCTCGGATCGACGGCGAGCACGCTCTCCTTCGACGACGAAACCTGCGTGCTCTCGCTCGCGATGCCCGCGCTCGCCGACGCGCAGCAGATCAAGGATCGCGTGCAGGGCTGGCTGCAGTCCGAAGCGAAGCGCATCTTCGGCGAGCGGCTCGCCGTGTATGCGGCGAAGCTCGGCGTGGAATATCGCGCGTATGCGCTGTCATCGGCGGCGACGCGCTGGGGCAGTTGCTCGAGCGACGGCAAGATCCGCCTGAACTGGCGGCTCATCCATTTTCCGCTGTCGATCATCGATTACGTGGTCGCGCATGAACTCGCGCATCTGCGCGAGATGAACCACAGCCCGCGTTTCTGGCGGACGGTCGAATCGATCTTTCCGGAGTTCCGCGAGGCGCGGCATACGCTCAAGCATCATCCGCCCGACCTGCTGCCGGCGCTCTGA